In Haloarchaeobius litoreus, the following are encoded in one genomic region:
- the psmA gene encoding archaeal proteasome endopeptidase complex subunit alpha, which produces MQGQQQQAYDRGITIFSPDGRLYQVEYAREAVKRGTASIGVRTAKGVVLAVDKRIRSPLMERTSVEKIHKADDHIGIASAGHVADARMLIDFARRDAQVNQLRYGEPIGIETLTKHVTDHIQQYTQVGGARPFGVALIIGGVEDGEPRLYETDPSGTPYEWKALAVGADRGEIQEYLETNYDDEADLEGGIELALSALATANEDGLRPEGVGMATVDAESEQFVELTDGEIEEYLESFDLLAAEEDEEPDESDADDADVDDADSDDADADADDAAGGEDDSEE; this is translated from the coding sequence ATGCAGGGACAACAACAGCAGGCGTACGACCGAGGTATCACCATCTTCTCCCCGGACGGGCGTCTCTACCAGGTCGAGTACGCCCGCGAGGCGGTCAAGCGCGGGACGGCGAGTATCGGCGTCCGAACAGCGAAGGGGGTCGTCCTCGCGGTCGACAAGCGCATCCGCTCGCCGCTGATGGAGCGCACCAGCGTCGAGAAGATCCACAAGGCCGACGACCACATCGGCATCGCGAGCGCGGGCCACGTCGCCGACGCACGCATGCTCATCGACTTCGCACGCCGTGACGCACAGGTCAACCAGCTCCGCTACGGCGAGCCAATCGGCATCGAGACGCTGACGAAGCACGTCACCGACCACATCCAGCAGTACACCCAGGTCGGCGGCGCGCGTCCGTTCGGCGTCGCGCTCATCATCGGCGGCGTCGAGGACGGCGAACCCCGCCTCTACGAGACCGACCCGTCGGGCACCCCCTACGAGTGGAAGGCGCTGGCCGTTGGCGCGGACCGCGGCGAGATCCAGGAGTACCTCGAGACGAACTACGACGACGAGGCCGACCTCGAGGGCGGCATCGAGCTCGCACTCTCGGCGCTCGCGACGGCCAACGAGGACGGTCTCCGGCCCGAGGGCGTCGGGATGGCGACCGTCGACGCCGAGTCCGAGCAGTTCGTCGAGCTGACCGACGGCGAGATAGAGGAGTACCTCGAATCCTTCGACCTGCTCGCGGCCGAGGAGGACGAGGAACCGGACGAGAGCGACGCTGACGACGCCGATGTGGACGACGCCGATTCGGACGATGCTGACGCCGATGCGGACGACGCAGCGGGCGGCGAGGACGATTCCGAGGAGTGA
- a CDS encoding ribosome assembly factor SBDS, which translates to MISLDEAVTARLESHGARFEVLVDPDAALAIKRDEFEGDLADVIAAEDVFEDASRGDRPAEDDLETVFETTDPMEIIPEVIKRGEIQITAEQRREMQEQKRKQLVNKIARNAVNPQMDDAPHPPERIESALEQAGFTVDPMEPVESQVDDALDALRPIIPIRFDEVTVAVHVPADYAGSTQAQVRSYGELEREEWQNDGSWIGVVRFPAGMQNDFYDMVNDRTSGTAETRIVKDEDELSTR; encoded by the coding sequence ATGATTTCGCTCGACGAAGCGGTGACCGCGCGACTGGAGAGCCACGGTGCGCGGTTCGAGGTTCTCGTCGACCCGGACGCTGCGCTGGCCATCAAACGAGACGAGTTCGAGGGCGACCTGGCGGACGTCATCGCGGCCGAGGACGTGTTCGAGGACGCCTCGCGCGGCGACCGCCCCGCGGAGGACGACCTGGAGACGGTGTTCGAGACCACCGACCCGATGGAGATCATCCCCGAGGTCATCAAGCGCGGGGAGATACAGATCACCGCCGAGCAGCGCCGCGAGATGCAGGAACAGAAGCGCAAGCAGCTCGTGAACAAGATCGCCCGGAACGCGGTCAACCCGCAGATGGACGACGCGCCCCATCCACCGGAGCGCATCGAGTCCGCGCTGGAGCAGGCCGGCTTCACGGTCGACCCGATGGAGCCCGTCGAGAGCCAGGTCGACGACGCGCTCGACGCGCTCAGGCCGATCATCCCCATCCGATTCGACGAGGTGACCGTCGCGGTCCACGTCCCCGCCGACTACGCCGGCAGCACGCAGGCGCAGGTCCGCAGCTACGGCGAGCTCGAACGCGAGGAGTGGCAGAACGACGGCTCGTGGATCGGCGTCGTGCGCTTCCCGGCGGGGATGCAGAACGACTTCTACGACATGGTGAACGACCGGACCAGCGGGACCGCCGAGACGCGCATCGTCAAGGACGAGGACGAGCTGAGTACGCGGTAG
- a CDS encoding FUN14 domain-containing protein: MLSLQLAIDPQQLGLEFGTGAVIGGLIGFAAKKVAKIIAILVGIELALFKFLESKGYISVKWDELSGGILGAAEGAQEVDTGWVEPILSTLSIGAGFTGGFMVGFRKG, translated from the coding sequence ATGCTATCCCTACAGCTCGCCATCGACCCCCAGCAACTCGGGCTGGAGTTCGGGACGGGGGCCGTCATCGGTGGCCTCATCGGGTTCGCGGCGAAGAAGGTCGCGAAGATCATCGCCATCCTCGTCGGCATCGAGCTAGCACTGTTCAAGTTCCTCGAATCGAAGGGCTACATCAGCGTGAAGTGGGACGAACTCAGCGGCGGTATCCTCGGCGCGGCCGAGGGCGCACAGGAGGTCGACACGGGCTGGGTCGAGCCCATCCTCTCGACGCTGTCCATCGGCGCGGGCTTCACCGGCGGCTTCATGGTCGGCTTCCGGAAGGGATAG
- the hflX gene encoding GTPase HflX — MRAIVAKRVDSGVADTEEIRQLAEAAGYEVVGELTQSRTADAALQLGEGKADELAALAAREDADTVIFDNRLGPYQMYNLGQKLPDDTELMDRFTLILEIFGQRAQTRKAQLQVELAELRYELPRAEAKTSLAKRDEHPGFMGLGEYDESREQDIKDQISRIRDELARIEQTEQDRRERRHEAGFDLVALAGYTNAGKSTLLRRLATDLDVGENEDLHPDLDATAESEDRLFTTLGTTTRRADIDDRDVLLTDTVGFISDLPHWLVESFKSTLDSVYRADLVLLVVDVSEPVEEIREKLVTSHDTLYERNEAPIVTVLNKIDMVDDDELAEKREALSALAPNPVAVSGMEGLNVDELRERIVEELPDWERERLVLPMTDDTMSLVSWIHDNANVDEVTYGDEDVMVDFEARPAVVEQARSRAGDLSTPVQ; from the coding sequence ATGAGAGCCATCGTCGCGAAGCGCGTCGACAGCGGCGTGGCCGACACCGAGGAGATCCGACAGCTCGCCGAGGCGGCGGGCTACGAGGTGGTCGGGGAGTTGACCCAGTCCAGAACAGCCGACGCCGCGCTCCAGCTGGGCGAGGGGAAGGCCGACGAGCTCGCGGCGCTCGCGGCCCGCGAGGATGCGGACACCGTCATCTTCGACAACCGGCTCGGGCCGTACCAGATGTACAACCTGGGCCAGAAGCTCCCCGACGACACCGAGCTGATGGACCGGTTCACGCTCATCCTGGAGATCTTCGGCCAGCGAGCACAGACCCGCAAGGCACAGCTCCAGGTCGAGCTCGCCGAGCTCCGGTACGAGCTCCCCCGCGCGGAGGCAAAGACCAGCCTCGCGAAGCGCGACGAGCACCCCGGGTTCATGGGGCTGGGCGAGTACGACGAGAGCCGCGAGCAGGACATCAAGGACCAGATTTCCCGCATCAGGGACGAGCTGGCGCGCATCGAGCAGACCGAGCAGGACCGTCGCGAGCGCCGCCACGAGGCCGGGTTCGACCTCGTCGCGCTCGCCGGCTACACGAACGCGGGGAAGTCGACGCTCCTGCGCCGGCTCGCGACGGACCTCGACGTGGGCGAGAACGAGGACCTCCACCCGGACCTCGACGCCACCGCCGAGTCGGAGGACCGGCTGTTCACGACGCTGGGGACGACGACCCGGCGTGCAGACATCGACGACCGCGACGTGCTACTGACGGACACGGTCGGGTTCATCTCGGACCTGCCCCACTGGCTCGTCGAGTCGTTCAAGTCCACGCTCGACTCGGTCTACCGGGCCGACCTCGTGCTGCTCGTCGTCGACGTGAGCGAACCCGTCGAGGAGATCCGAGAGAAGCTCGTCACGTCTCACGACACGCTGTACGAGCGCAACGAGGCCCCAATCGTGACCGTCCTGAACAAGATAGACATGGTGGACGACGACGAACTCGCCGAGAAGCGCGAGGCGCTCTCCGCACTCGCGCCGAACCCCGTCGCCGTCTCGGGCATGGAGGGCCTGAACGTCGACGAGCTGCGCGAGCGCATCGTTGAGGAGCTGCCTGACTGGGAGCGCGAGCGACTCGTGCTCCCGATGACCGACGACACGATGAGCCTCGTCTCGTGGATCCACGACAACGCGAACGTCGACGAGGTGACCTACGGCGACGAGGACGTGATGGTCGACTTCGAGGCGCGGCCGGCCGTCGTCGAGCAGGCGCGGTCGCGGGCGGGCGACCTCTCGACGCCGGTGCAGTGA
- a CDS encoding NAD(P)H-dependent flavin oxidoreductase produces the protein MGFDTAVTDLLGIEHPVVQAPIGSATCPELAAAVADAGGLGHLAVTWRDREETRRVIAETHRVIAETVPATEGAFAVNLVLDEETGVLDPAEHVETVLDAGVDVVSFSFGDAAPHVDRCHEAGATVLQTVTDAESAREAESAGVDCVVTQGWEAGGHLQGEVATMPLVPCVADAVDVPVVAAGGVADGRGLAAVLALGADAAWLGTRFLATEEARVHRAYRERVLAASESETTDTELFDKGWPGMPHRVVENETVRRWRDAGEPAPGERPGETDTVAHSGDGQPIERYDEALATPELSGDVDAMALFAGQSAGLTDERRPAGEVVTAVVSEAAATLDGLDEHRHEN, from the coding sequence GTGGGCTTCGATACCGCCGTGACCGACCTGCTCGGTATCGAGCACCCCGTGGTGCAGGCACCCATCGGGAGCGCGACCTGCCCCGAACTCGCCGCGGCCGTCGCCGACGCCGGTGGACTGGGTCACCTCGCCGTGACGTGGCGCGACCGCGAGGAGACCCGTCGCGTCATCGCGGAGACCCATCGCGTCATCGCGGAGACCGTCCCCGCGACCGAGGGCGCGTTCGCCGTGAACCTCGTCCTCGACGAGGAGACCGGCGTGCTGGACCCCGCCGAACACGTCGAGACCGTTCTCGACGCCGGTGTCGACGTCGTCTCCTTCTCGTTCGGCGACGCCGCCCCGCACGTCGACCGCTGCCACGAAGCCGGTGCGACGGTGCTCCAGACCGTCACCGACGCCGAATCCGCTCGCGAGGCCGAGTCCGCTGGGGTCGACTGCGTCGTCACCCAGGGCTGGGAGGCCGGCGGCCACCTCCAGGGCGAGGTGGCGACGATGCCGCTGGTCCCGTGCGTCGCCGACGCCGTCGACGTGCCGGTCGTTGCCGCGGGCGGCGTCGCGGACGGCCGAGGGCTGGCCGCGGTGCTCGCGCTCGGGGCCGACGCCGCCTGGCTCGGCACCCGGTTCCTCGCGACCGAGGAGGCACGCGTCCACCGGGCGTACCGGGAGCGAGTGCTCGCCGCAAGCGAGTCGGAGACGACCGACACCGAGCTCTTCGACAAGGGATGGCCCGGGATGCCCCACCGCGTCGTCGAGAACGAGACCGTACGCCGGTGGCGTGACGCCGGCGAACCCGCCCCGGGCGAGCGGCCCGGCGAGACCGACACCGTGGCCCACTCCGGCGACGGCCAGCCCATCGAGCGCTACGACGAGGCGCTGGCGACGCCCGAACTGTCCGGCGACGTCGACGCCATGGCGCTGTTCGCGGGACAGTCAGCCGGGCTGACGGACGAGCGACGGCCGGCCGGCGAGGTCGTCACCGCGGTCGTGTCCGAGGCCGCGGCGACACTGGACGGTCTCGACGAACACCGACACGAGAACTGA
- the moaC gene encoding cyclic pyranopterin monophosphate synthase MoaC: protein MSEDEKPAGDARDLTHVDDDGDAQMVDVGAKPDSRRRAVAEGTIHLRESTVDAVRANEVDKGDVLATARIGAIQAVKHTWETIPMCHQIPVTNVDTAFDVADEAITLSVAVETTGKTGCEMEALEGVTTGLNVVWDMVKAAEKDEDGGYPRTGIEDVRVVEKTKEEP, encoded by the coding sequence ATGTCTGAGGACGAGAAGCCGGCGGGGGACGCCCGGGACCTCACCCACGTCGACGACGACGGCGACGCCCAGATGGTCGACGTGGGCGCGAAGCCGGACTCGCGGCGACGGGCCGTCGCCGAGGGTACCATCCACCTGCGAGAATCGACCGTCGACGCCGTCCGCGCGAACGAGGTCGACAAGGGCGACGTGCTCGCGACGGCCCGGATCGGGGCCATCCAGGCGGTCAAGCACACCTGGGAGACCATCCCGATGTGCCACCAGATTCCCGTGACGAACGTCGACACCGCGTTCGACGTGGCGGACGAGGCCATCACGCTGTCCGTCGCCGTCGAGACGACCGGGAAGACCGGCTGCGAGATGGAGGCGCTGGAAGGCGTGACGACCGGGCTGAACGTCGTCTGGGACATGGTGAAGGCCGCCGAGAAGGACGAAGACGGCGGGTACCCGAGGACGGGAATCGAGGACGTTCGCGTGGTCGAGAAGACGAAGGAGGAACCGTGA